A region of Sugiyamaella lignohabitans strain CBS 10342 chromosome A, complete sequence DNA encodes the following proteins:
- the PRE1 gene encoding proteasome core particle subunit beta 4 (Beta 4 subunit of the 20S proteasome; localizes to the nucleus throughout the cell cycle; GO_component: GO:0005737 - cytoplasm [Evidence IEA,IEA]; GO_component: GO:0005789 - endoplasmic reticulum membrane [Evidence IDA] [PMID 15973433]; GO_component: GO:0005634 - nucleus [Evidence IEA,IEA]; GO_component: GO:0005634 - nucleus [Evidence IDA] [PMID 10419517]; GO_component: GO:0000502 - proteasome complex [Evidence IEA]; GO_component: GO:0005839 - proteasome core complex [Evidence IEA]; GO_component: GO:0019774 - proteasome core complex, beta-subunit complex [Evidence IDA] [PMID 9087403]; GO_component: GO:0034515 - proteasome storage granule [Evidence IC] [PMID 9087403]; GO_function: GO:0061133 - endopeptidase activator activity [Evidence IMP] [PMID 8808631]; GO_function: GO:0004175 - endopeptidase activity [Evidence IEA]; GO_function: GO:0016787 - hydrolase activity [Evidence IEA]; GO_function: GO:0008233 - peptidase activity [Evidence IEA]; GO_function: GO:0004298 - threonine-type endopeptidase activity [Evidence IEA,IEA]; GO_process: GO:0010499 - proteasomal ubiquitin-independent protein catabolic process [Evidence IDA] [PMID 19162040]; GO_process: GO:0043161 - proteasome-mediated ubiquitin-dependent protein catabolic process [Evidence IDA] [PMID 11545745]; GO_process: GO:0043161 - proteasome-mediated ubiquitin-dependent protein catabolic process [Evidence IDA] [PMID 19029916]; GO_process: GO:0006508 - proteolysis [Evidence IEA]; GO_process: GO:0051603 - proteolysis involved in cellular protein catabolic process [Evidence IEA]): MDILIGITTKDSVLIATSKSVARGVSVIKTNDDKTRELTDHSLLAFSGESGDTTNFAEYIQANIRLYGTRNGFEMSNKAIASFTRNELASALRSRKPYQVNILIGGYDVKKKKATLNWIDYLAANVELPYAAHGYAQYYVLSLLDRHHDPNMTQEQGLELLKDCIKELRLRMPIDFKGVQVKVVDEAGVRKLPEDF, encoded by the coding sequence ATGGATATTTTGATTGGAATCACCACCAAGGACTCGGTGCTTATTGCGACATCGAAGTCAGTTGCCAGAGGTGTCTCGGTGATCAAGACCAATGATGACAAGACCAGAGAGCTAACAGACCACTCGCTACTTGCATTTTCTGGTGAGTCCGGTGATACGACAAACTTTGCTGAATACATTCAGGCCAATATTCGACTATACGGAACGCGAAACGGGTTTGAAATGTCCAACAAGGCTATTGCCTCATTCACTAGAAACGAATTGGCCAGTGCTTTGCGATCCAGAAAACCTTATCAAGTTAACATTCTTATTGGTGGATACGATgttaagaagaagaaagccaCTCTCAATTGGATTGACTATCTGGCAGCCAATGTTGAGCTACCATACGCTGCTCATGGCTACGCTCAATACTATGTCCTGTCACTATTAGATCGTCATCACGATCCCAACATGACTCAAGAACAGGGTCTTGAGCTATTAAAAGACTGTATAAAAGAGTTGCGTCTGAGAATGCCAATTGACTTCAAGGGTGTTCAAGTAAAGGTAGTCGACGAGGCTGGTGTGCGCAAGCTGCCGGAAGACTTCTAG
- the PUS7 gene encoding pseudouridine synthase PUS7 (Pseudouridine synthase; catalyzes pseudouridylation at positions 35 and 56 in U2 snRNA, position 50 in 5S rRNA, position 13 in cytoplasmic tRNAs, and position 35 in pre-tRNA(Tyr); conserved in archaea, vertebrates, and some bacteria; GO_component: GO:0005634 - nucleus [Evidence IEA,IEA]; GO_component: GO:0005634 - nucleus [Evidence IDA] [PMID 14562095]; GO_function: GO:0003723 - RNA binding [Evidence IEA]; GO_function: GO:0016853 - isomerase activity [Evidence IEA]; GO_function: GO:0009982 - pseudouridine synthase activity [Evidence IEA]; GO_function: GO:0009982 - pseudouridine synthase activity [Evidence IDA,IMP] [PMID 12682021]; GO_function: GO:0009982 - pseudouridine synthase activity [Evidence IMP] [PMID 18332121]; GO_process: GO:0009451 - RNA modification [Evidence IEA]; GO_process: GO:0008380 - RNA splicing [Evidence IEA]; GO_process: GO:0000455 - enzyme-directed rRNA pseudouridine synthesis [Evidence IMP] [PMID 18332121]; GO_process: GO:0006397 - mRNA processing [Evidence IEA]; GO_process: GO:0001522 - pseudouridine synthesis [Evidence IEA]; GO_process: GO:0006364 - rRNA processing [Evidence IEA]; GO_process: GO:0042254 - ribosome biogenesis [Evidence IEA]; GO_process: GO:0031120 - snRNA pseudouridine synthesis [Evidence IDA,IMP] [PMID 12682021]; GO_process: GO:0031120 - snRNA pseudouridine synthesis [Evidence IMP] [PMID 14561887]; GO_process: GO:0008033 - tRNA processing [Evidence IEA]; GO_process: GO:0031119 - tRNA pseudouridine synthesis [Evidence IMP] [PMID 14561887]) codes for MQAEKRAGPPSPESESQESKKIKVEEEKKVLGVTEDQVGITEFISSDIAGFRGILKQRYTDFLVNEIDLSGNVVHLTDVGLVDKKEARRQRRADTAGDNADGAAAVGTDSTGSDEKKTGETAIATTGGEIKTEVVADAATPASAGLNEKAKKLPEITDEQRERLVSLLGQEFVDKIFTLFNTGLKIISEKTIDDKEERTSVHQLLREAFNSRLESRTTPENQFIITLANNNTRTPRSKLDKSSMGSHSAYLHFVIYKENKETMEVANLISKFLRIPPKSITYAGTKDRRGVTVQRACVSKISVERVNGLNKALRGIKLGSFKYESGHLRLGDLKGNEFYITLREVEALGTESIEDIVTKSLTSLRDNGFINYFGMQRFGTFSISTHTVGKYVLNADWKKVVDLILSPQDLVLPESVEARKVWQETGDAKKALPLMPKRCVAEHAVLRSLAKDPKSYINAVSQIPRNLRVMYAHAYQSYIWNLVASERLKRYGLKIVPGDLVVDDSNNNGNDKKDSSQDVDEVSETEEYVRARVVTEEEIASGTKTIYDVVLPTPGFDVEYPGNDLRDVYRTVMESDGIDFLNMRRNIKEFSLAGNYRQVVIRPGNVEWWCKKYEASTDQFVKTDLELLNESLGEDARVSSEPGTGSKTALVIKLQLGPSQYATMALREVMKIDTSRRGDGLDVKNETNPTANK; via the coding sequence ATGCAAGCGGAGAAGAGAGCGGGTCCGCCGTCGCCTGAGAGCGAGTCTCAAGAGAGTAAAAAGATTAAGGtcgaggaagaaaagaaggtGCTGGGAGTCACTGAAGACCAGGTCGGAATCACCGAGTTCATCAGTTCGGATATTGCTGGTTTTAGGGGGATTTTGAAACAGAGATATACCGATTTCCTTGTCAATGAGATCGATCTTTCTGGAAATGTGGTTCATTTGACCGATGTCGGTTTGGTAGATAAAAAGGAGGCCAGACGCCAGAGGAGAGCTGACACCGCTGGTGACAATGCtgatggtgctgctgctgttggaaCCGATTCTACTGGTTCGGATGAGAAGAAGACTGGCGAGACTGCTATTGCAACAACTGGTGGTGAGATCAAAACTGaagttgttgctgatgctgctactccTGCCTCTGCTGGATTAAATGAAAAGGCCAAAAAATTGCCCGAGATAACTGATGAACAGAGAGAGAGACTTGTTTCGCTTTTGGGTCAAGAATTCGTTGACAAAATCTTCACTCTTTTCAATACAGGGTTAAAGATTATCAGTGAAAAGACAATTGATGATAAGGAGGAGAGAACCTCGGTTCATCAGTTACTCCGTGAAGCATTCAATTCCAGACTCGAATCTCGAACAACTCCAGAAAACCAATTCATTATTACTCTtgcaaataataatacccGAACTCCTAGGTCCAAGCTGGACAAATCGTCCATGGGATCACACAGTGCGTACCTTCATTTTGTGATATACAAGGAGAATAAAGAGACAATGGAGGTAGCCAATCTGATATCCAAATTCCTGCGAATCCCTCCTAAGAGCATCACATATGCTGGTACCAAAGATAGACGAGGAGTTACCGTACAGAGAGCATGTGTATCCAAGATCAGTGTTGAGCGTGTTAACGGTCTTAACAAGGCTCTGAGGGGCATCAAGCTCGGTTCTTTTAAGTATGAATCTGGACACTTGAGACTGGGTGATTTGAAAGGTAATGAGTTTTATATCACCCTCCGTGAGGTTGAAGCTCTTGGTACTGAGAGTATTGAAGATATCGTCACAAAGTCGCTGACGTCGTTACGGGATAATGGATTTATCAACTATTTTGGAATGCAAAGGTTTGGAACTTTTTCCATTTCTACCCACACTGTTGGTAAATATGTTCTCAATGCTGATTGGAAGAAAGTAGTTGACCTGATATTGTCTCCACAGGATCTGGTGTTACCCGAAAGTGTAGAAGCCAGAAAGGTATGGCAAGAAACTGGAGATGCCAAGAAGGCATTGCCCTTGATGCCTAAAAGATGTGTAGCTGAGCATGCTGTATTGCGATCGCTAGCCAAGGATCCCAAATCCTATATCAACGCAGTCTCTCAAATCCCCCGCAACCTTCGTGTTATGTACGCTCATGCTTACCAGAGTTACATATGGAACCTCGTCGCCAGTGAGCGACTGAAAAGATATGGCCTGAAAATTGTGCCTGGCGATTTAGTTGTCGACGACTCAAACAATAACGGCAACGACAAGAAAGATTCTAGCCAGGATGTTGATGAAGTATCAGAGACTGAAGAATACGTTCGTGCTCGTGTTGTCaccgaagaagaaatcgcTTCTGGAACCAAAACTATTTACGATGTGGTGCTTCCCACTCCTGGTTTCGACGTCGAGTACCCAGGCAACGATCTGAGAGATGTATACCGAACTGTCATGGAAAGCGATGGAATCGATTTCCTCAACATGCGACGGAACATCAAAGAGTTCTCGCTCGCCGGCAATTATAGACAGGTGGTAATCCGACCCGGTAACGTCGAATGGTGGTGTAAAAAGTACGAGGCCAGCACCGATCAGTTTGTCAAAACTGATTTGGAGCTCCTCAACGAAAGTCTCGGAGAAGATGCTCGTGTCAGCAGCGAGCCCGGAACCGGATCAAAGACAGCACTCGTCATCAAACTCCAACTCGGCCCGTCGCAATACGCTACAATGGCTCTCAGAGAAGTCATGAAAATCGACACCAGTCGTCGTGGAGACGGACTGGACGTCAAAAACGAGACGAATCCCACCGCCAACAAATAA
- the HUT1 gene encoding Hut1p (Protein with a role in UDP-galactose transport to the Golgi lumen; has similarity to human UDP-galactose transporter UGTrel1, exhibits a genetic interaction with S. cerevisiae ERO1; GO_component: GO:0005783 - endoplasmic reticulum [Evidence IEA]; GO_component: GO:0005789 - endoplasmic reticulum membrane [Evidence IEA]; GO_component: GO:0016021 - integral component of membrane [Evidence IEA]; GO_component: GO:0016021 - integral component of membrane [Evidence ISM] [PMID 12192589]; GO_component: GO:0016020 - membrane [Evidence IEA]; GO_function: GO:0005459 - UDP-galactose transmembrane transporter activity [Evidence ISS] [PMID 11284010]; GO_process: GO:0015785 - UDP-galactose transport [Evidence IMP] [PMID 11284009]; GO_process: GO:0015786 - UDP-glucose transport [Evidence IGI,IMP] [PMID 18693752]; GO_process: GO:0008643 - carbohydrate transport [Evidence IEA]; GO_process: GO:0055085 - transmembrane transport [Evidence IEA]; GO_process: GO:0006810 - transport [Evidence IEA]) has protein sequence MTQTVTREGTLKFQNVSMNAKEQQSDRLDLKSNPISDRENGAEAHSATSGNSIVSMIICVLGIYASFLTWAVLQERISTTPYGADGRVFKASLVINTVQSVLAAVVGFIYLEFKKKGDDAKYNASIFPNSKTVQQYLLVAVCQSLASPFAYASLSYVDYLTLLLAKSCKLLPVMTLHLTIYRRRYPLYKYMIVLAITAGVCMFSVFHSSTKAKSASSAASSASSSSSLFGFLLLGINLFLDGFYNTTQDHMFHTNKSITGPHMMCGLNAISGALTALVLISPFTNQLSEAIDFISLHPRILYDILLFGICGALGQVFIFHTLEKYGSIILVTVTVTRKMFSMLLSVIWFNHKLQLGQWAGVFLVFAGIGFEAWLKYSEKKVKTK, from the coding sequence ATGACTCAGACAGTGACAAGAGAAGGAACGCtcaaatttcaaaatgTGTCTATGAATGCAAAAGAGCAGCAATCAGACAGGTTAGATCTGAAATCAAACCCGATTTCAGACCGTGAAAACGGCGCTGAGGCGCATTCTGCGACATCGGGAAACTCCATAGTTTCAATGATTATCTGTGTTCTGGGAATTTACGCTTCGTTTCTCACATGGGCAGTACTCCAGGAACGAATCTCAACAACTCCTTATGGTGCAGATGGCCGGGTTTTCAAAGCTTCGCTGGTAATCAACACAGTTCAGTCTGTTTTGGCTGCTGTGGTAGGATTCATTTACTTAGAGTTCAAGAAAAAGGGTGATGATGCAAAATATAATGCTTCGATATTTCCCAATAGCAAGACTGTTCAGCAGTATCTATTAGTAGCAGTTTGTCAAAGTCTGGCCAGCCCGTTTGCATATGCCAGTCTCAGCTACGTTGACTATCTCACTCTTCTGTTGGCCAAGAGCTGTAAGCTGCTTCCTGTCATGACACTCCACTTGACCATCTATCGAAGAAGATATCCACTTTATAAGTACATGATTGTATTAGCCATCACAGCAGGTGTTTGCATGTTTTCAGTTTTCCATTCGTCGACGAAAGCCAAATCGGCAtcgtcagcagcatcttctgcatcgtcatcctcatcactCTTCGGTTTCCTGCTCCTCGGTATTAACCTGTTCCTGGACGGATTCTACAATACCACACAGGATCACATGTTTCACACTAACAAATCCATCACCGGTCCTCATATGATGTGTGGACTTAATGCCATCTCTGGAGCACTCACGGCCCTGGTACTAATATCTCCCTTCACCAACCAGCTTTCTGAGGCTATAGACTTCATATCTCTCCACCCACGCATTCTCTACGACATCTTACTCTTCGGAATCTGCGGTGCCTTGGGCCAGGTGTTCATTTTCCACACGCTCGAGAAGTACGGATCCATCATCCTCGTGACGGTCACTGTCACCCGTAAAATGTTCTCGATGCTTCTCAGCGTCATCTGGTTCAACCACAAACTCCAACTCGGCCAGTGGGCTGGCGTGTTCCTGGTGTTTGCTGGTATCGGCTTTGAAGCGTGGCTCAAGTACTCCGAGAAGAAGGTCAAAACCAAGTAG
- the TNA1 gene encoding Tna1p (High affinity nicotinic acid plasma membrane permease; responsible for uptake of low levels of nicotinic acid; expression of the gene increases in the absence of extracellular nicotinic acid or para-aminobenzoate (PABA); GO_component: GO:0016021 - integral component of membrane [Evidence IEA,IEA]; GO_component: GO:0016021 - integral component of membrane [Evidence ISM] [PMID 12192589]; GO_component: GO:0005887 - integral component of plasma membrane [Evidence ISS] [PMID 9678606]; GO_component: GO:0016020 - membrane [Evidence IEA,IEA]; GO_component: GO:0005739 - mitochondrion [Evidence IDA] [PMID 14576278]; GO_component: GO:0005739 - mitochondrion [Evidence IDA] [PMID 16823961]; GO_function: GO:0015663 - nicotinamide mononucleotide transmembrane transporter activity [Evidence IMP] [PMID 10869563]; GO_process: GO:0015890 - nicotinamide mononucleotide transport [Evidence IEP,IMP] [PMID 10869563]; GO_process: GO:0055085 - transmembrane transport [Evidence IEA]; GO_process: GO:0006810 - transport [Evidence IEA]), whose protein sequence is MRKLDLRIVPAICILYLLAFLERTNISNANVYGMGKDLKLKGNQYNTALTVFFVPYILFEVPSNILLKKFTPHVWLSFCMFIFGIICIAQGFVKSFGGLVATRFIMGAAESGAFPGCFYLLAMFYRREEAQKRYSFFFSSTCLAGAFGGLIAAGVSHIDGKLGIAAWSWLFIIEGAVCAFVAIIMFFFIADFPEDAKFLTDNERAFLQAKLALDSGDSYHERKYTIRDVLGCFKDWKIWFGGFMYFGLIVPAYGYAYFANAILVSLKYTPLQVQYHSIPPWVVAFALAMITATISDRIRHRYLLTLACSLLSSVGFIILLSVHGSVHARYGACFLVAAGTYSAMPLIVCWTAMNFAGHLRRGVGTGWQVGFGNIGGIIATFTFLSTDAPYYTKGIAIGLGFTVFSMASCLTYFLGIHYENKQKRSGARDAAWNALTPDEQAKAGDFNPEVIYQY, encoded by the coding sequence ATGCGAAAGCTCGATCTGAGGATCGTGCCTGCCATCTGTATTCTGTATTTATTAGCGTTTTTGGAGCGAACCAATATCAGTAATGCCAATGTGTACGGCATGGGCAAAGACCTGAAACTCAAGGGTAACCAGTATAATACTGCTCTCACGGTGTTTTTCGTGCCATATATTCTTTTCGAGGTGCCGTCGAATATCTTGCTGAAAAAGTTCACTCCTCATGTATGGCTCAGTTTCTGtatgtttatttttggaaTTATTTGTATTGCTCAGGGATTTGTCAAGAGTTTTGGCGGTCTTGTAGCCACTCGATTTATTAtgggtgctgctgaaaGTGGTGCATTCCCCGGCTGTTTCTACTTGTTAGCCATGTTCTACCGTCGTGAAGAGGCTCAAAAGAGatattctttcttcttctcgtcGACCTGTTTGGCAGGTGCTTTCGGTGGTCTGATTGCTGCCGGAGTTTCTCATATTGACGGCAAGCTGGGTATTGCTGCCTGGAGTTGGCTGTTTATTATTGAGGGTGCTGTATGTGCTTTTGTGGCTATTATCAtgttcttttttattgcaGATTTCCCTGAAGACGCCAAGTTCTTGACTGATAACGAGAGAGCTTTCTTACAAGCCAAGCTTGCTTTGGACTCTGGTGACTCGTATCATGAGAGAAAGTACACGATTCGCGACGTTTTGGGCTGTTTCAAGGACTGGAAGATCTGGTTTGGCGGGTTCATGTATTTCGGACTCATTGTTCCTGCCTATGGATACGCCTACTTCGCCAATGCTATTCTTGTGTCTTTGAAATACACTCCTCTTCAAGTGCAATACCACTCTATTCCACCCTGGGTGGTGGCTTTTGCACTGGCCATGATCACTGCTACTATCTCCGACAGGATTCGTCACCGGTACCTGCTGACTCTGGCATGCTCACTGCTCAGTTCAGTTGGATTTATCATTCTGTTATCTGTTCACGGAAGTGTTCATGCCCGATATGGCGCCTGTTTCCTGGTAGCTGCCGGAACTTACAGTGCCATGCCTCTGATTGTATGCTGGACAGCCATGAACTTTGCTGGTCACTTACGAAGAGGTGTTGGAACCGGCTGGCAGGTTGGTTTTGGAAATATTGGTGGTATTATTGCCACGTTTACTTTCCTGTCGACTGACGCTCCATACTACACTAAAGGTATTGCCATTGGTCTTGGTTTCACGGTGTTCAGCATGGCCAGTTGTCTGACCTACTTCCTCGGCATCCACTACgagaacaaacaaaaaagatCCGGCGCCAGAGACGCTGCCTGGAACGCTCTCACCCCCGACGAGCAGGCGAAGGCCGGCGACTTCAACCCCGAGGTCATCTATCAGTACTAG